One part of the Arabidopsis thaliana chromosome 1 sequence genome encodes these proteins:
- a CDS encoding Regulator of chromosome condensation (RCC1) family protein (Regulator of chromosome condensation (RCC1) family protein; CONTAINS InterPro DOMAIN/s: Regulator of chromosome condensation/beta-lactamase-inhibitor protein II (InterPro:IPR009091), Regulator of chromosome condensation, RCC1 (InterPro:IPR000408); BEST Arabidopsis thaliana protein match is: Regulator of chromosome condensation (RCC1) family protein (TAIR:AT5G63860.1); Has 17859 Blast hits to 6314 proteins in 497 species: Archae - 78; Bacteria - 2347; Metazoa - 6181; Fungi - 1100; Plants - 2708; Viruses - 16; Other Eukaryotes - 5429 (source: NCBI BLink).), whose amino-acid sequence MAEAMNSSEKKDESSEEKGGELLFCGATAWDIIGKRKGAMEGNLVSPTRLRPLVGVNIRFVATGCASFHCVALDVEGRCYTWGRNEKGQLGHGDMIQRDRPTVVSGLSKHKIVKAAAGRNHTVVVSDDGQSLGFGWNKYGQLGLGSAKNGFVSVEVESTPLPCVVSDEVTNVACGADFTVWLSSTEGASILTAGLPQYGQLGHGTDNEFNMKDSSVRLAYEAQPRPKAIASLAGETIVKVACGTNHTVAVDKNGYVYTWGFGGYGRLGHREQKDEWAPRRIDVFQRNNVLPPNAILSAGSANSACTAGGGQLYMWGKIKNNGDDWMYPKPMMDLSGWNLRWMDSGSMHHFVGADSSCISWGHAQYGELGYGPNGQKSSAAPKKVDMLEGMHVMGVACGFCHSMVIVDRTDIADRLEQLEVYDGKGSLEESVEEVKEETLAPKQQAVTKRGASKKRKASKASSDSEQDSDEDNSDKEKEVQGSDADSDYSEDGEEANGKKQSARGRGRGRGARGRGGRTSNGKAPPVKTGGRRGRPRKS is encoded by the exons ATGGCGGAAGCGATGAATTCGtcggagaagaaagatgagagcTCGGAGGAGAAGGGAGGTGAGCTTTTGTTCTGTGGTGCTACGGCTTGGGATATCATTGGAAAACGAAAAGGTGCGATGGAAGGTAACTTGGTCTCTCCTACTCGGCTAAGGCCACTCGTCGGCGTTAACATTCGATTCGTCGCCACTGGTTGCG CTTCGTTTCATTGTGTGGCATTGGACGTTGAAGGTCGTTGTTACACTTGGGGACGTAATGAg AAAGGTCAATTAGGTCATGGTGATATGATTCAACGTGATAGGCCAACAGTTGTGTCAGGACTCTCTAA GCACAAAATTGTGAAAGCGGCAGCAGGAAGGAACCACACGGTAGTGGTTAGTGATGATGGACAGTCTCTTGGTTTTGGCTGGAATAAGTATGGGCAGTTGGGTTTGGGTTCAGCCAAAAACG gttttgtttctgtagAAGTTGAATCGACGCCTCTTCCCTGTGTTGTGTCTGATGAGGTCACAAACGTTGCCTGTGGGGCTGACTTCACAGTGTGGTTATCGTCTACTGAAGGAGCCTCTATACT gACTGCCGGTCTCCCACAGTATGGTCAACTTGGTCATGGAACTGATAATGAG TTCAATATGAAGGATAGTTCAGTTAGACTCGCCTACGAAGCTCAGCCACGTCCTAAAGCCATCGCCTCTCTTGCAGGGGAAACCATTGTCAAAGTTGCATGTGGAACAAATCATACTG TGGCCGTAGATAAGAATGGATATGTTTACAC GTGGGGATTTGGTGGATATGGAAG GCTTGGACATAGGGAGCAGAAAGATGAGTGGGCTCCACGCCGTATTGATGTGTTTCAGAGGAATAATGTTTTGCCTCCTAATGCCATTCTTTCTGCTGGTTCTGCAAACTCCGCTTGTACAGCTG GTGGTGGACAGTTATATATGTGGGGAAAGATAAAGAACAATGGTGATGATTGGATGTACCCTAAACCGATGATGGATTTAAG TGGTTGGAACTTGCGTTGGATGGATTCAGGAAGCATGCATCATTTTGTTGGTGCCGACAGTTCTTGCATAAGTTGGGGTCATGCTCAGTATGGAGAACTTGGTTATGGCCCCAACGGTCAAAA ATCCTCTGCAGCACCTAAGAAGGTGGATATGCTCGAGGGAATGCATGTAATGGG TGTGGCATGCGGTTTTTGCCATTCAATGGTCATTGTTGACAGAACAGATATCGCTGATAGGCTTGAGCAG CTCGAGGTCTATGACGGGAAAGGATCATTAGAAG AGAGTGTAGAAGAAGTCAAGGAAGAAACTTTGGCACCAAAGCAACAAGCAGTTACCAAAAGAGGTGCTTCTAAAAAGAGGAAAGCATCAAAAGCTTCCTCTGATTCTGAACAAGACAGTGATGAAGATAACAGCGACAAGGAGAAGGAAGTTCAAGGTAGTGACGCAGACAGTGACTACagtgaagatggagaagaggCCAATGGCAAGAAACAGAGTGCTCGTGGTAGAGGACGTGGTCGTGGAGCACGTGGACGCGGCGGCCGCACCAGTAACGGAAAGGCTCCACCCGTGAAGACCggtggaagaagaggaaggcCACGTAAGTCTTAG